In Bacillus cytotoxicus NVH 391-98, the following are encoded in one genomic region:
- a CDS encoding S-layer homology domain-containing protein, translating to MIARGTWPAFLNGAKSYYEKNKPAVISNKEEVHRKDDISGKWYEHEIRELAKKGIMAGDGKGSYWPERLVTRAEFAALITRSLQLPEGKSNFKDLSLAHPSLVDGINRAAAAGIIHGRGNGIFAPNDTITREEVVIMVDRALQSKGITGALKEAPFIDQDAAYDKKALQRVYGLGIVKGNDQNQFLPKGTASRAEAAAFLNRMLRVMDKKPGENAKHNITAKSYVELDLTLASNITGKEIDNFIARYHPDSPLVGHGQDFIEAQNNHGVNALYLAAHAILESGYGKSEIAYRKHNLFGLRAYDWDPFGNAKYLQSYGESIAYNANYVRARYLEKTGMYYNGPTLTGMNVKYATDKEWAPKIANIMERIKPFKAEDYMYAKRLSKNPSILNVDALPSAIPYKLYPAGTKATVKSSAHYYQIPFPFNGKIRSENITPEQNKVGRLSTGSIVNIYREDPNGWIEFSFDTSNQKYWTEKNNLNL from the coding sequence ATAATTGCAAGAGGGACATGGCCAGCTTTTTTAAATGGTGCGAAAAGTTATTATGAAAAAAATAAGCCCGCTGTAATCTCAAATAAAGAAGAGGTTCACCGAAAAGACGATATTTCTGGGAAATGGTATGAACACGAAATTCGTGAGCTCGCGAAAAAAGGTATTATGGCGGGAGATGGAAAGGGCTCATATTGGCCAGAGCGTCTTGTAACACGTGCAGAATTTGCTGCTTTAATTACACGTTCTTTACAATTACCAGAAGGGAAATCGAATTTTAAGGATCTTAGTTTAGCTCATCCATCATTAGTAGATGGCATAAACCGAGCAGCGGCAGCTGGTATCATTCATGGTCGAGGCAATGGTATATTTGCACCAAACGATACGATTACGCGTGAAGAAGTAGTCATTATGGTAGATCGTGCTTTGCAAAGCAAAGGAATTACTGGAGCATTAAAAGAAGCTCCATTTATAGATCAAGATGCAGCTTATGATAAAAAAGCGCTGCAACGTGTATATGGATTAGGAATTGTTAAAGGAAATGATCAAAATCAATTCTTACCAAAAGGAACGGCAAGCCGCGCGGAAGCAGCAGCATTTTTAAATCGTATGTTACGTGTAATGGATAAAAAGCCAGGAGAAAATGCGAAACACAATATTACTGCTAAATCATATGTAGAATTAGATTTAACATTAGCTTCCAATATTACAGGTAAAGAGATTGATAACTTTATTGCAAGATACCATCCTGATAGCCCATTAGTAGGACATGGACAAGACTTTATTGAAGCGCAAAATAATCATGGGGTGAATGCATTATATTTAGCTGCACATGCTATTTTGGAATCGGGTTATGGAAAATCTGAAATTGCATATCGAAAACACAACTTATTTGGATTACGTGCATATGATTGGGATCCATTTGGAAATGCGAAATATTTACAAAGTTATGGAGAAAGTATTGCTTATAATGCAAATTATGTACGTGCGCGTTACTTAGAAAAAACAGGAATGTATTATAATGGCCCAACGTTAACGGGTATGAATGTTAAGTATGCAACAGATAAAGAATGGGCTCCTAAAATTGCAAATATTATGGAGCGTATTAAGCCTTTTAAGGCAGAAGACTATATGTATGCAAAAAGGCTTTCAAAAAATCCAAGTATATTAAATGTTGATGCGTTACCATCGGCAATTCCATATAAGTTGTATCCAGCTGGGACAAAAGCTACGGTAAAATCATCAGCACATTATTATCAAATACCATTTCCATTCAATGGTAAAATTAGAAGTGAAAATATTACTCCAGAACAAAATAAGGTGGGTAGATTGTCTACTGGATCGATTGTAAATATTTATCGTGAAGATCCAAATGGATGGATTGAGTTTTCGTTTGATACTAGCAATCAAAAATATTGGACAGAAAAAAATAATTTAAATTTATGA
- a CDS encoding ArsR/SmtB family transcription factor, producing MKNLEKYRGFADKLEDFADKLKIMAHPDRLRILNLLMEGDSKNGKQIYKELNMAQSTLSQHLTKLRMHQLIYGRRKGVEIYYDINDSLVCKVIGILSEDSSKKKAV from the coding sequence ATGAAAAATCTAGAAAAATATAGAGGTTTTGCAGATAAGTTAGAGGATTTTGCAGATAAGTTAAAAATTATGGCACATCCGGATCGTTTAAGAATATTGAATCTATTAATGGAGGGTGATTCAAAAAATGGAAAGCAAATTTATAAAGAGCTTAATATGGCACAATCGACACTATCACAACATTTAACAAAATTAAGAATGCATCAATTAATATATGGAAGAAGAAAAGGAGTAGAAATTTACTACGATATCAATGATAGTTTAGTATGTAAAGTTATAGGAATTTTAAGTGAAGACTCTTCTAAGAAAAAGGCAGTATAA
- a CDS encoding LTA synthase family protein, with product MKYKFSLQQPRKHTNTLISTIHSGMLALLLVTFLFMILKFFEFDKGKEFLNEKLPFTVVTIGLWVGLLYVIRTRNKERNGIMQMIQLYGYLFLVAHTICLAFLAIQSHFDILYVFSWIYWHVGHFVLSVIVVYVLYLLVYHLLGKLFLSTVLTSCSLIIFAIVNYLKILFRGDPLYPADFTQIVHLKSVIPMVLEPLEWKYVLLGVICIALSILLLLYIRKHTEPVKVPISMRLFGIIASIFILYVYSNYTNTFMSKLFQKWGVEFILWNQNENYANNGFVLGFISNLDTTIMEEPKGYSKEKMVQIANDIKKKYGENIGEQNNEAKPNVIYIMSEAFWDPTKLMNLSFSEDPIPHLHHYIENFPGGQTISPTFGGNTANTEFEALTSYSMSFLKPGSIPYQQAITNQNEVPSIVSSLKKEGYYATAIHSYGRSFFKRDTVYHVLGFDTFHAEDTMKYTDIDGDYISDISMSKEIIEELKRRTQPTFIHAVTMQNHFPFTPGRFGENRTEIHGLTEDASKAELETYTEGIRRSDEALQYLIEELDKLGKPTILVFFGDHLPSLGTNKSLYKEAGYIENETSVKERLAMAETPLLLYANFNLPNDNLGRVSPVYFSNLVFDYAELKKPAFYQFLSKLYEEIPVLRDELKVNQDGTHIKKLTNKQKEMLEQYKLIQYDLLVGKQYSKKIIF from the coding sequence TTGAAGTATAAGTTTTCACTTCAGCAACCGAGAAAACATACGAATACATTGATTTCCACTATTCATAGTGGAATGTTGGCATTATTATTGGTAACATTCCTATTTATGATTTTAAAGTTTTTTGAATTCGATAAAGGAAAGGAATTTTTGAATGAAAAACTCCCTTTCACCGTGGTGACGATTGGTCTATGGGTTGGGCTATTATATGTCATACGTACAAGAAATAAAGAGCGAAATGGAATCATGCAGATGATTCAACTGTATGGCTACCTTTTTTTGGTAGCGCATACAATTTGTTTAGCTTTTTTAGCCATACAAAGCCATTTTGATATACTGTATGTATTTAGTTGGATATATTGGCATGTGGGACATTTTGTATTGAGTGTAATTGTTGTTTATGTCCTATATCTTCTTGTATACCACCTGCTTGGAAAACTGTTTTTGAGCACCGTTTTGACAAGTTGTTCGTTAATTATATTTGCGATTGTAAATTATTTGAAAATACTGTTTAGAGGTGATCCTCTTTATCCTGCTGATTTTACGCAAATTGTCCATTTAAAATCTGTCATTCCAATGGTATTAGAACCTTTAGAATGGAAATATGTATTATTAGGGGTTATCTGTATTGCATTAAGTATTCTATTGCTCTTATATATTCGAAAACATACGGAACCTGTCAAAGTACCTATTAGCATGAGGCTTTTTGGAATCATTGCTTCTATTTTTATTTTATATGTGTACAGTAATTATACGAATACATTTATGAGCAAACTGTTTCAAAAGTGGGGCGTAGAATTTATTTTGTGGAATCAAAATGAGAACTATGCAAATAATGGTTTTGTATTAGGCTTTATAAGTAATTTAGATACAACAATTATGGAAGAGCCAAAAGGGTATTCCAAAGAGAAAATGGTTCAAATTGCAAATGATATAAAGAAAAAGTATGGAGAGAATATAGGGGAACAAAACAATGAGGCGAAGCCGAATGTTATATACATTATGAGTGAGGCTTTTTGGGATCCAACGAAATTGATGAATTTATCATTTAGTGAAGATCCAATTCCTCATTTACATCATTATATAGAGAACTTTCCAGGAGGACAAACCATTTCTCCTACATTTGGAGGAAATACAGCGAATACGGAATTTGAAGCATTGACAAGTTATTCGATGAGCTTTTTGAAGCCTGGATCGATACCGTATCAACAAGCCATTACAAATCAAAATGAAGTTCCGTCTATTGTAAGTAGTTTGAAGAAAGAGGGCTATTATGCAACAGCAATTCATAGTTATGGTCGGAGTTTCTTTAAACGAGATACAGTATATCATGTGTTAGGATTTGATACATTTCATGCAGAAGATACGATGAAATATACAGACATTGACGGAGATTATATTAGTGATATATCCATGAGTAAAGAGATAATAGAGGAATTAAAGCGTAGGACACAACCTACATTTATTCATGCTGTAACGATGCAAAATCATTTTCCATTTACTCCAGGAAGATTTGGAGAAAATAGAACGGAAATACATGGTTTAACAGAGGATGCGTCTAAAGCGGAATTAGAGACCTATACGGAAGGAATACGACGTTCTGATGAAGCATTACAATATTTAATAGAAGAGTTAGATAAGTTGGGTAAACCAACCATATTAGTCTTCTTTGGAGATCATCTCCCGTCGTTAGGAACAAATAAATCCCTTTATAAAGAAGCTGGATATATTGAGAATGAAACATCTGTTAAGGAACGGCTAGCAATGGCTGAAACACCATTATTACTATATGCCAACTTTAACTTACCAAATGACAATTTAGGACGAGTTAGTCCGGTTTATTTTTCTAATCTTGTATTTGATTATGCAGAGTTGAAGAAACCAGCGTTTTATCAATTTTTATCTAAATTATATGAAGAAATACCAGTTTTAAGGGACGAATTAAAAGTGAATCAAGATGGAACACATATTAAAAAATTAACAAATAAGCAAAAAGAAATGTTAGAACAATATAAATTGATTCAGTATGACTTATTAGTTGGCAAACAATATAGTAAAAAAATCATCTTTTAA
- a CDS encoding ArnT family glycosyltransferase produces MLAKFKSLPKAVYVILTLSFLLHIFCLVKQPGLDGELVKVTYGANDAFNYSLTAEQLLKHGVFGYVYLEPSEVPGKNAYITPGQPLLLAGAMIISDVTHLPYYYVATVINMLLNLGTVLLVFLIGKELFEKNIYGIVASILYAIYPSNYTYFRTLLTEVPSIFFLCFSVYIFILAWKYNKTKFHIWFGIVVSMLLMIRPNPAPMLLIPVLVVLFTYGIKDSIRIGLLWFIGPFFIIGAWVFRNYLAFHKFILFSTQSADPLIAGADPFNKIGYENVVNEMKAKGLTDKGEYAKELIKNGFKTDFTYWFSWFTVGKTIELFKTAPAVDQYRIHHFIQLCHRVFIIGTFLSSFCFMLNSFKHKRVMMLVASSVIYIIFSNLFLAINRYGFFINPLMCLILAYGLIYIATKLPFFKVKRA; encoded by the coding sequence TTGTTAGCCAAATTTAAAAGTTTGCCTAAAGCGGTATATGTAATTTTAACGCTTTCTTTCCTTCTGCATATTTTTTGTTTAGTAAAACAACCGGGACTTGACGGAGAGTTAGTAAAAGTAACATATGGCGCGAATGATGCATTTAACTATTCGTTAACAGCCGAACAGTTATTAAAACACGGTGTATTTGGTTATGTGTATTTAGAACCAAGCGAGGTACCTGGAAAAAATGCATATATCACACCTGGTCAACCGTTATTATTAGCGGGCGCAATGATTATATCTGATGTCACACACCTTCCTTACTACTACGTAGCAACTGTTATCAATATGCTACTTAATCTTGGTACAGTGCTCTTAGTATTTTTAATCGGAAAAGAATTATTTGAGAAAAATATTTATGGAATTGTTGCAAGTATTTTATACGCAATTTATCCGAGTAACTATACATACTTCCGTACATTATTAACAGAAGTTCCTTCCATATTCTTTTTATGTTTCAGTGTATATATATTTATTCTTGCTTGGAAGTACAATAAAACAAAATTCCATATTTGGTTTGGAATCGTCGTATCTATGTTACTCATGATTCGCCCAAATCCAGCTCCTATGTTACTCATTCCGGTTCTTGTTGTCTTGTTCACATATGGAATCAAAGATTCCATTCGAATTGGGCTACTGTGGTTTATTGGACCATTCTTTATTATTGGTGCATGGGTATTTCGTAACTATTTGGCATTCCATAAATTCATTTTGTTCTCAACACAAAGCGCCGATCCATTAATTGCAGGTGCTGATCCATTCAATAAGATCGGCTACGAAAACGTTGTAAATGAAATGAAGGCAAAAGGACTCACTGATAAAGGGGAATACGCGAAAGAACTCATTAAAAATGGATTTAAAACGGATTTCACATATTGGTTCTCTTGGTTTACTGTCGGAAAAACAATCGAGTTATTTAAAACAGCTCCTGCTGTAGACCAATATCGCATTCATCATTTTATCCAACTTTGTCATAGAGTCTTTATTATCGGTACCTTCTTAAGCAGTTTCTGCTTCATGCTGAACTCATTTAAACATAAGCGGGTTATGATGTTAGTAGCAAGCTCTGTTATTTACATCATCTTCTCAAATTTATTCCTAGCAATTAATCGCTATGGATTTTTCATTAACCCGCTTATGTGTTTAATTCTTGCATATGGACTTATTTATATTGCAACAAAGCTCCCGTTTTTCAAAGTAAAACGCGCTTAA
- a CDS encoding YwbE family protein: MEKKLFLLLLMSFFVIVLTACQGVHGSEKKEAQEEQRIEEEKRKQEEQRIEEEKRKQEEQRIEEEKRKQEEQRIEEEKRKQEEQRIEEEKRKQEEQRIEEEKRKQEEQRIEEKRKQEEQRIEEKRKQEEQRIEEKHKQEKQKQQSTQVRGGKPTRSQISIGTHVEIILDKDRRTRVSGVVKDILTHTETHPYGIKVCLQDGQIGRVQRIG; encoded by the coding sequence ATGGAAAAGAAATTATTTTTACTATTGCTTATGAGTTTCTTTGTAATTGTGTTAACTGCATGCCAGGGTGTCCATGGTTCTGAAAAGAAGGAAGCGCAAGAAGAGCAGCGTATAGAAGAAGAAAAACGCAAGCAAGAAGAGCAGCGTATAGAAGAAGAAAAACGCAAGCAAGAAGAGCAGCGTATAGAAGAAGAAAAACGCAAGCAAGAAGAGCAGCGTATAGAAGAAGAAAAACGCAAGCAAGAAGAGCAGCGTATAGAAGAAGAAAAACGCAAGCAAGAAGAGCAACGTATAGAAGAAGAAAAACGCAAGCAAGAAGAGCAGCGTATAGAAGAAAAACGTAAGCAAGAAGAGCAGCGTATAGAAGAAAAACGTAAGCAAGAAGAGCAGCGTATAGAAGAAAAGCACAAACAAGAAAAACAAAAGCAGCAATCTACACAGGTACGAGGAGGAAAACCGACAAGATCACAAATTTCGATTGGAACTCATGTGGAAATTATATTGGATAAGGATCGTCGTACGCGTGTCAGTGGCGTTGTAAAAGATATTTTAACTCATACTGAAACGCATCCTTATGGCATTAAAGTGTGTTTACAAGATGGACAAATTGGTCGCGTTCAAAGGATCGGTTGA
- a CDS encoding ABC transporter substrate-binding protein, giving the protein MKKLLAVFCIFVLTVVTLVACSKTENTNQQTHKIRIGEVTHSLFYTPLYVGMEKGFFKEEGLDIDLQTTAGGDKTMTALLSGGIDIALVGSETSIYVHQQGAKDPIINFAQLTQTDGTFLVSRKKLDSFNWNDVKGVTFLGQRKGGMPQMVGEYVLKKNGIDPHKDTNLIQNIEFANIANAFASGTGEFVQLFEPTASIFEKEGKGYIVASFGAESGTVPYTTFMAKQSFLKKEKAAAEKFTRALYKAQQWVDTHTPEEIADVVTPLFQDTSKDITVKVIERYKKQHSYATDPLLDEKEWVQLQAIMKEAGELQKEVPHQALVNTNIAKSVIKK; this is encoded by the coding sequence TTGAAAAAATTGTTAGCGGTTTTCTGTATATTTGTCCTTACTGTTGTAACGCTTGTCGCCTGCAGTAAAACGGAAAATACGAACCAACAAACGCACAAAATTAGAATTGGCGAAGTAACACATTCTCTTTTTTATACACCGTTATATGTCGGTATGGAAAAAGGTTTTTTTAAAGAGGAAGGGCTAGATATTGATTTACAAACAACAGCAGGTGGCGATAAAACGATGACCGCCTTATTATCTGGCGGAATTGATATTGCACTTGTCGGGTCTGAAACATCCATTTATGTTCACCAGCAAGGAGCTAAAGATCCGATTATTAACTTTGCTCAGCTTACACAAACTGATGGGACTTTTTTAGTATCACGTAAAAAGTTAGATTCTTTTAATTGGAATGATGTAAAAGGTGTCACTTTCCTAGGGCAACGGAAAGGCGGTATGCCACAAATGGTCGGAGAATACGTTTTAAAGAAGAACGGCATCGATCCGCATAAAGACACGAATCTTATTCAAAATATTGAGTTTGCAAATATCGCAAATGCTTTTGCATCTGGTACAGGGGAATTTGTTCAACTTTTTGAACCAACAGCAAGCATTTTTGAAAAAGAAGGAAAAGGATATATCGTCGCTTCTTTTGGAGCTGAATCAGGAACTGTTCCTTACACAACATTTATGGCAAAGCAAAGCTTTTTGAAGAAAGAGAAAGCCGCAGCCGAAAAGTTTACACGTGCCTTATATAAAGCGCAACAATGGGTTGATACACATACACCTGAAGAAATAGCCGATGTTGTTACTCCTCTTTTTCAAGACACTTCAAAAGATATTACCGTAAAAGTCATTGAGCGCTATAAAAAACAACATTCTTATGCAACGGATCCTTTATTAGATGAAAAAGAATGGGTACAGCTACAAGCAATCATGAAAGAAGCTGGCGAATTACAAAAAGAAGTTCCACATCAAGCGCTTGTGAATACAAATATTGCTAAGAGCGTTATTAAGAAATAG